A genome region from Arachis duranensis cultivar V14167 chromosome 8, aradu.V14167.gnm2.J7QH, whole genome shotgun sequence includes the following:
- the LOC107461648 gene encoding U-box domain-containing protein 13, whose amino-acid sequence MEDDNKAGTAESLIDLVNQISSISDYRPTVKKEYCNLARRLKLLTPLFEEIRDSKDPLPQQTSNALLQLKEAMESAMDLLRFGSEGSKIYMVIERDQIINKFHEVTTQLEQALAGISYDKLDISDEVTEQVELVLAQFRRAKGRVDPADAELHEDLLSLYNKSNDAATDQAVLRRLAEKLQLIGIADLTQESLALHEMVIASDGDPGASIEKMSMLLKRIKDFVLTENLDKDDNVGGNSLSSSCCKQGTNEKNHQPPVIPDDFRCPISLELMQDPVIVSTGQTYERSCIKKWLEAGHGTCPKTQQTLSSTVLTPNYVLRSLIAQWCEANGVEPPKRPSSSRTDKSASACSPAERSKIENLLRKLTSGNPEDQRSAAGEIRLLAKRNADNRVAIAEAGAIPLLVGLLCTPDSRVQEHAVTALLNLSICENNKGSIVSSGAVPGIVHVLKKGSMEARENAAATLFSLSVIDENKVTIGSSGAIPPLVTLLSEGTQRGKKDAATALFNLCIYQGNKGKAVRAGVVPTLMRLLTEPGGGMVDEALAILAILASHPDGKAAIGAAEAVPVLVEVIGNGSPRNKENAAAVLVHLCNGDQQYIAQAQELGVMGPLLELAQHGTDRGKRKAAQLLERMSRFLEQQHEDEEFQTQTELLPSINTTTNLDS is encoded by the exons ATGGAGGACGACAATAAGGCGGGAACAGCTGAGAGCCTCATCGATTTGGTCAATCAAATATCTTCCATCTCCGATTACAGGCCAACGGTCAAGAAGGAGTACTGCAACTTGGCCAGGAGGCTCAAGCTCCTCACACCATTGTTCGAAGAGATTAGGGACAGTAAGGACCCTCTCCCTCAACAAACTTCAAACGCTTTGCTTCAGCTGAAGGAAGCCATGGAATCCGCCATGGACCTCCTCAGATTCGGTAGTGAAGGCAGCAAGATTTACATG GTCATTGAGAGGGaccaaattattaataaattccaCGAGGTGACTACTCAGTTGGAACAAGCATTGGCTGGAATTTCCTATGATAAGCTTGACATTTCAGATGAAGTTACGGAACAG GTTGAGCTTGTTCTTGCACAATTTAGAAGAGCCAAAGGAAGGGTTGATCCAGCTGATGCCGAGTTGCATGAGGATCTCTTGTCCCTTTACAACAAGAGCAACGATGCAGCTACAGATCAAGCTGTTCTACGGAGATTAGCCGAAAAATTGCAACTGATTGGAATAGCTGATCTCACACAAGAGTCGCTAGCTTTGCACGAGATGGTGATCGCGAGTGATGGGGATCCAGGGGCAAGCATTGAGAAGATGTCAATGTTGCTGAAGAGAATAAAGGATTTTGTACTAACAGAGAATCTAGACAAGGATGATAATGTAGGAGGAAACAGCCTTTCTTCAAGTTGCTGCAAACAAGGGACAAATGAAAAGAATCATCAACCCCCAGTAATCCCTGATGATTTTCGATGCCCAATTTCCCTCGAATTGATGCAGGATCCTGTCATAGTATCAACAGGACAG ACTTATGAGCGTTCCTGTATAAAGAAATGGTTGGAAGCAGGACATGGTACATGCCCGAAAACACAGCAGACCTTATCTAGTACTGTTCTCACACCAAACTATGTCTTAAGGAGCCTCATAGCACAATGGTGTGAAGCCAATGGCGTAGAGCCACCAAAGAGACCTAGCAGTTCTCGAACTGATAAATCAGCCTCTGCCTGCTCGCCGGCCGAGCGGAGCAAGATCGAAAATCTTCTTAGGAAGCTCACATCTGGCAATCCTGAAGACCAGAGATCGGCTGCAGGCGAGATTCGCCTTCTTGCAAAGCGCAATGCAGATAATCGCGTGGCCATTGCGGAAGCTGGTGCAATACCTCTTCTTGTTGGTCTTCTCTGTACACCTGATTCCCGCGTTCAAGAACATGCTGTTACTGCACTTCTGAATCTTTCCATATGTGAAAACAACAAAGGAAGTATTGTGTCTTCAGGGGCAGTACCGGGAATAGTTCATGTGCTCAAGAAGGGAAGCATGGAAGCTCGGGAAAACGCTGCAGCCACACTTTTCAGCCTTTCAGTTATTGATGAAAATAAGGTTACAATCGGTTCTTCAGGGGCCATTCCACCATTAGTTACACTGCTGAGTGAGGGTACCCAAAGGGGTAAGAAAGATGCTGCAACAGCACTCTTCAATTTGTGCATTTACCAAGGGAACAAGGGAAAGGCAGTAAGGGCTGGAGTCGTTCCCACGCTTATGCGACTGCTGACAGAACCTGGCGGGGGAATGGTGGACGAAGCATTAGCCATTTTGGCAATACTAGCTAGCCATCCTGACGGAAAGGCAGCTATTGGCGCTGCCGAGGCGGTGCCTGTATTGGTTGAGGTTATTGGGAATGGATCCCCAAGGAACAAAGAGAATGCAGCTGCTGTATTGGTGCACCTTTGCAATGGAGATCAACAATACATAGCTCAGGCACAGGAGTTAGGTGTGATGGGTCCATTGTTGGAATTGGCTCAACATGGCACAGACAGAGGGAAAAGAAAGGCAGCACAATTGTTAGAGCGTATGAGCAGGTTCCTTGAGCAGCAACATGAGGATGAGGAATTTCAAACACAAACTGAACTATTGCCTTCTATTAATACTACTACTAACCTTGATAGCTGA